The proteins below are encoded in one region of Homo sapiens chromosome 8, GRCh38.p14 Primary Assembly:
- the CA1 gene encoding carbonic anhydrase 1 isoform c (isoform c is encoded by transcript variant 7), translated as MMTKMLHVAHWNSAKYSSLAEAASKADGLAVIGVLMKVGEANPKLQKVLDALQAIKTKGKRAPFTNFDPSTLLPSSLDFWTYPGSLTHPPLYESVTWIICKESISVSSEQLAQFRSLLSNVEGDNAVPMQHNNRPTQPLKGRTVRASF; from the exons ATGATGACAAAAATG CTTCACGTAGCTCACTGGAATTCTGCAAAGTACTCCAGCCTTGCTGAAGCTGCCTCAAAGGCTGATGGTTTGGCAGTTATTGGTGTTTTGATGAAG GTTGGTGAGGCCAACCCAAAGCTGCAGAAAGTACTTGATGCCCTCCAAGCAATTAAAACCAAG GGCAAACGAGCCCCATTCACAAATTTTGACCCCTCTACTCTCCTTCCTTCATCCCTGGATTTCTGGACCTACCCTGGCTCTCTGACTCATCCTCCTCTTTATGAGAGTGTAACTTGGATCATCTGTAAGGAGAGCATCAGTGTCAGCTCAGAGCAG CTGGCACAATTCCGCAGCCTTCTATCAAATGTTGAAGGTGATAACGCTGTCCCCATGCAGCACAACAACCGCCCAACCCAACCTCTGAAGGGCAGAACAGTGAGAGCTTCATTTTGA
- the CA1 gene encoding carbonic anhydrase 1 isoform b (isoform b is encoded by transcript variant 6), which translates to MASPDWGYDDKNVLKGGPFSDSYRLFQFHFHWGSTNEHGSEHTVDGVKYSAELHVAHWNSAKYSSLAEAASKADGLAVIGVLMKVGEANPKLQKVLDALQAIKTKGKRAPFTNFDPSTLLPSSLDFWTYPGSLTHPPLYESVTWIICKESISVSSEQLAQFRSLLSNVEGDNAVPMQHNNRPTQPLKGRTVRASF; encoded by the exons ATGGCAAGTCCAGACTGGGGATATGATGACAAAAATG TGCTGAAAGGTGGTCCTTTCTCTGACAGCTACAGGCTCTTTCAGTTCCATTTTCACTGGGGCAGTACAAATGAGCATGGTTCAGAACATACAGTGGATGGAGTCAAATATTCTGCCGAG CTTCACGTAGCTCACTGGAATTCTGCAAAGTACTCCAGCCTTGCTGAAGCTGCCTCAAAGGCTGATGGTTTGGCAGTTATTGGTGTTTTGATGAAG GTTGGTGAGGCCAACCCAAAGCTGCAGAAAGTACTTGATGCCCTCCAAGCAATTAAAACCAAG GGCAAACGAGCCCCATTCACAAATTTTGACCCCTCTACTCTCCTTCCTTCATCCCTGGATTTCTGGACCTACCCTGGCTCTCTGACTCATCCTCCTCTTTATGAGAGTGTAACTTGGATCATCTGTAAGGAGAGCATCAGTGTCAGCTCAGAGCAG CTGGCACAATTCCGCAGCCTTCTATCAAATGTTGAAGGTGATAACGCTGTCCCCATGCAGCACAACAACCGCCCAACCCAACCTCTGAAGGGCAGAACAGTGAGAGCTTCATTTTGA
- the CA1 gene encoding carbonic anhydrase 1 isoform a (isoform a is encoded by transcript variant 2), whose protein sequence is MASPDWGYDDKNGPEQWSKLYPIANGNNQSPVDIKTSETKHDTSLKPISVSYNPATAKEIINVGHSFHVNFEDNDNRSVLKGGPFSDSYRLFQFHFHWGSTNEHGSEHTVDGVKYSAELHVAHWNSAKYSSLAEAASKADGLAVIGVLMKVGEANPKLQKVLDALQAIKTKGKRAPFTNFDPSTLLPSSLDFWTYPGSLTHPPLYESVTWIICKESISVSSEQLAQFRSLLSNVEGDNAVPMQHNNRPTQPLKGRTVRASF, encoded by the exons ATGGCAAGTCCAGACTGGGGATATGATGACAAAAATG GTCCTGAACAATGGAGCAAGCTGTATCCCATTGCCAATGGAAATAACCAGTCCCCTGTTGATATTAAAACCAGTGAAACCAAACATGACACCTCTCTGAAACCTATTAGTGTCTCCTACAACCCAGCCACAGCCAAAGAAATTATCAATGTGGGGCATTCCTTCCATGTAAATTTTGAGGACAACGATAACCGATCAG TGCTGAAAGGTGGTCCTTTCTCTGACAGCTACAGGCTCTTTCAGTTCCATTTTCACTGGGGCAGTACAAATGAGCATGGTTCAGAACATACAGTGGATGGAGTCAAATATTCTGCCGAG CTTCACGTAGCTCACTGGAATTCTGCAAAGTACTCCAGCCTTGCTGAAGCTGCCTCAAAGGCTGATGGTTTGGCAGTTATTGGTGTTTTGATGAAG GTTGGTGAGGCCAACCCAAAGCTGCAGAAAGTACTTGATGCCCTCCAAGCAATTAAAACCAAG GGCAAACGAGCCCCATTCACAAATTTTGACCCCTCTACTCTCCTTCCTTCATCCCTGGATTTCTGGACCTACCCTGGCTCTCTGACTCATCCTCCTCTTTATGAGAGTGTAACTTGGATCATCTGTAAGGAGAGCATCAGTGTCAGCTCAGAGCAG CTGGCACAATTCCGCAGCCTTCTATCAAATGTTGAAGGTGATAACGCTGTCCCCATGCAGCACAACAACCGCCCAACCCAACCTCTGAAGGGCAGAACAGTGAGAGCTTCATTTTGA